One genomic segment of Paenibacillus sp. FSL H8-0332 includes these proteins:
- a CDS encoding NAD(P)H-dependent oxidoreductase, whose product MNTLVIYTHPNHKSLSYAFLEEVLRGSKENAKITEVKVLDLYEAGFDPVLVFHENRRRRDMYREPELAEYREQLLWADQIVLVYPIWWGRPPAMLMGYIDRMFASGFAYRDKGGLLPEGLLKGKSVVCISSMKGPTHYPLLWLGNSHKILMRKALFNYVGIRKVKFFEFGNMESKKGKQIKKLEQIYRYFKTVG is encoded by the coding sequence ATGAATACACTTGTGATCTACACCCATCCGAACCATAAGAGCCTGAGCTATGCCTTCCTGGAGGAAGTACTGCGCGGCAGCAAGGAGAATGCGAAGATTACCGAAGTCAAGGTACTTGATCTGTATGAGGCCGGATTCGATCCGGTGCTGGTGTTCCACGAGAATCGGCGCAGACGGGATATGTACCGGGAACCGGAGCTGGCAGAGTACAGGGAGCAGCTGCTGTGGGCCGATCAGATCGTCCTGGTCTATCCGATCTGGTGGGGACGCCCGCCAGCGATGCTGATGGGCTACATCGACCGGATGTTCGCATCGGGCTTCGCCTACCGGGATAAGGGCGGGCTTTTGCCGGAGGGGCTGCTCAAGGGGAAGAGCGTGGTCTGCATCTCCAGCATGAAGGGGCCCACCCACTACCCGCTGCTGTGGCTGGGGAACTCGCATAAGATTCTGATGCGCAAGGCCCTGTTCAACTATGTGGGCATCCGTAAGGTGAAGTTCTTCGAGTTCGGTAACATGGAGAGCAAGAAGGGGAAGCAGATCAAGAAGCTGGAGCAGATCTACCGATATTTTAAGACAGTTGGGTGA
- a CDS encoding SDR family oxidoreductase produces the protein MTIALTGATGKFGSIVAETLLKTVPAENIVASVRNPEKAEALKARGVDVRHGDFDQPETLDTAFAGVERLLIVSADGDNDTRIRQHKAAVDAAVRAGVGFIVYTSVGEADNSSLFLAPVHRATEEFIRESGIPYAFLRNNWYLENEVGSIQAVKAGAPWLTSAGDGKVGWATRGDYAEAAAAVLAGESRESVIYELSGTPLTQAELAAVVGEVLGQEVAVQQVDDTAYAKIMAGAGVPEAALPIVVAIQAAIRDGALNIESGDLAKLLNRPLTPLSEGVRALLG, from the coding sequence ATGACAATCGCATTAACAGGAGCAACAGGTAAATTTGGTTCCATCGTAGCAGAGACTCTGCTGAAGACCGTACCCGCTGAGAATATTGTAGCCAGTGTCAGAAACCCGGAGAAGGCAGAAGCACTGAAGGCCCGCGGCGTAGATGTGCGTCATGGTGATTTCGATCAGCCGGAGACGCTGGATACCGCTTTTGCCGGAGTGGAGCGCCTGCTGATCGTCTCGGCTGACGGCGACAACGACACCCGTATCCGCCAGCATAAGGCAGCTGTAGACGCAGCTGTCCGTGCAGGTGTAGGCTTCATCGTCTACACCAGTGTAGGCGAGGCCGATAACAGCTCCCTGTTCCTGGCGCCGGTACACCGTGCGACAGAAGAGTTCATCCGTGAATCAGGTATTCCGTATGCGTTCCTGCGCAACAACTGGTACCTGGAGAATGAAGTCGGCTCCATTCAGGCCGTGAAGGCCGGTGCTCCTTGGCTGACCTCCGCCGGAGACGGCAAGGTAGGCTGGGCTACACGCGGCGATTATGCTGAAGCGGCTGCTGCTGTTCTGGCTGGAGAGAGCCGTGAGAGTGTCATCTACGAATTGTCCGGTACTCCACTTACCCAGGCAGAGCTGGCAGCGGTAGTTGGCGAGGTTCTGGGCCAAGAAGTTGCCGTACAGCAGGTGGATGACACCGCCTATGCGAAGATTATGGCCGGTGCAGGCGTGCCGGAAGCGGCGCTGCCGATCGTCGTTGCCATTCAGGCAGCCATCCGTGATGGCGCGCTGAATATCGAGAGCGGCGACCTCGCGAAGCTGCTGAACCGTCCGCTTACCCCGCTGAGTGAGGGCGTACGCGCGTTGCTGGGTTAA
- a CDS encoding MarR family transcriptional regulator, translating to MDNNHLFQKFIAFTAAVHQITNDISRDVNSDGLTPLQYKIVEYIAVSQPVTLSEISDCMNMSMPNTSRELKKLSEKGLCTRITDPADRRRQGITLSAAGAALMNEAFGQIAVRFEQRIAALSAEERKETEQALDLLQQKVFYLS from the coding sequence ATGGACAACAACCATCTATTTCAGAAATTCATAGCCTTTACTGCTGCCGTCCATCAAATAACAAACGATATTTCCAGAGATGTGAACTCAGACGGCTTAACGCCGCTGCAATATAAGATTGTCGAGTATATCGCCGTCAGCCAGCCTGTTACGCTCAGCGAGATCAGCGACTGCATGAACATGTCGATGCCCAATACCAGCCGGGAGCTGAAGAAGCTCAGCGAGAAAGGGCTATGTACCCGCATCACCGACCCCGCTGACCGCCGCAGGCAGGGAATTACGCTCTCCGCCGCAGGCGCGGCGTTGATGAATGAGGCCTTCGGACAGATCGCTGTCCGGTTCGAGCAGCGTATTGCGGCCCTGAGCGCTGAGGAACGCAAAGAGACCGAGCAGGCGCTCGATCTCTTGCAGCAGAAGGTATTTTATTTGAGCTAA